A window of Eucalyptus grandis isolate ANBG69807.140 chromosome 4, ASM1654582v1, whole genome shotgun sequence genomic DNA:
AATCTTGGAGATGAAGATATAGGGAGATAGAGACTGAAACCTTGAGAGAAGGACCTCTCTCCCTCGAGAACGTAGCTTCAGAAAAGGGGGTTGGCGGTTTCAGAAAGAGGAAACCATAAGAGATGGAGAGGAGGGGAGAACACATTAAAATAGTTTAAGGACTTGTTTCAACGAATTACAAATCATTGTCCCTGGCCAAGATTTATGGACTAATAATATCATCATCCCATTTTTTACGGAAGTACATAGCTGATTTTGCTTTAACTCAGTTAACAGGCATTTCTAGCATCACCGAGGGTATAAGGTAAACTGGAACAAATGGAAGATCATatttaaatttgtatttaaGTCTTATTGCAacaattaatattaatataacaCCACATTTGCTGCTATATGGAAAGTTGTCCCGCCTATTTCTGAGGAAAACCAAATCAAAGAACTAAAAGGATGACAATCGAGGTCATCAGCCAAACTAAATTATAGCAAGCTCAAATGTTATCAGAAAAGCTTGCTCGCAAATTCATCCACATCGGTCCCATAATCTCCGGAGGAAGTTGATTTTCTTGCTAAATCTCTGAGCTGGGACAAGCTTCTTCCCAACTTGAGAGCCACCTTCAATCTAAACATCTCCCCATTTTCCCTTCTTTGCActtctctctccactaatgtggATTCAATGGATTCCTCCAAAAGCCTGAAGAACCCTGCACAGTTTCTGTACATTTCCACCACCATACCCACCTGATAACCATGCTCAAAACTGTTGACCACCGCGGCCAGCGCGCCGCCGGTGACGGCCGCCACTGCCGCCCACGGTCCACCAGTGGGCCCCATGAACACTGAGCCGAAGGCCGCGATCCCAGTTAGTAAAGGCCCGGAGATGGCCAAAGCCTTGTTGATCTTCAATACCAGATTCCCCAGTCTCATGTAGTCCTCGGAATCTTTACTTTTCAACACATGAAGAACAGCTCTCATTTCCACTTCCAACTCCTCACTCCACCCATTATCTATCTGCTCCacatttttcagaaaatcatctatgttttctctttcctcGCATGAAgaatccctctctttttcttgattaTCATCCCCATCACTTGACATAGGCCACCAAATGGCCGGCTCGAATTTCCCAGGAAATTTCTCGAGCATCTTTCCGATCAAGGAAAGAGGGTAAGCTTTATCAAGAGCCAAGATCTTCTCCACTATTTCCTCCACGTCAGCCTCTGTTACCGAATCACCACGAACATCGAGCCTCGACTCGACCTCGCTGTATAGTTGCTTGAACAATCTTACGGAGTTGCGCTGCTCTTCGGCTAGCTGCGAGGGCTGGATCTTGTTCACCACAAGCAACATCCCCGTTGCTGCAGAGAACAACAAGGCCGAACACAATTTCATAGCCAAAAGCGCTGAACTTGAAGATGAAGTCAGCGGTCCGCCAGAGGCGGAGATAATCACGGAAAGCCCGGAGATCGTTGTAGCGGTTAAGGTTATCATGTTAATGGAGCTCAGAAGGAGGTGGTTCCAGTTGTTTCGCTGCTCGCACATGTTGTTGTGCATCTCTATCCTGTCGGATATGGACGCCAAGAGTGCATGAAGTTGAATCCTTGCAAAAGAAGGATGATCAGCATAAGCTGAGGCGCTACTTTTGCATGGCCCATGCACTGCTTCATTGCTAACTATTTCGTCACCGACGTCGTTTGCCTCAACCGACGTCACAACGGGTGTTTTCAGTCGGTCGGCTGTTTCGAGAGTGATTTTTGTTGGGTTCGGAACTGCTGGACGTAGTTTTTGAGGCCATGGGAATCGAATGGCAGCATTTATTCTCTTCGAAGAACGAGGATTACAAGAAGAGAGCGAGAGAGTCGAAGCTAGAGAAGCCATTTGAGGGagctttttccttctcttctcttgcTTTTTTCAGGTTGTTGTTTGGTTGATGTGTTTGAGAGACTTCGTGATGACTTGAGACTGGATTATATAGGAGTGCAGACGCAGACTGATGAAGCATATTCGATGTTTATATATAGCAAAATGGAAAGCAGGTggagaggagaaggagaggaagacaGAAGGGGTCAAGGTTTGAAAATGTCGAATGAGTTGACTCAGCCCTAGGGGCCTGTCCCGTTCATGACTAGCCTCTGTTCATACAATTCGATTCAACGATAGAACTACAAACATAACTCCGACAGACGAATTCTGTCACTTCTTGATTATGAGTTCCATCAGCTTCAAGACCCAAAAATCAAACGCAACATGCAGagaaacatatatatttttgctttATACATACCAACTTAACCAGTAGCTTAAAAATGACTGCATATTATCAATAGGACACAGATAATTCACAGAATTTATCCTCCCAGTTCATTGCACGATAATGTTTTACATGTTATTTATCGGTATACAGATGTGAAATTTCACGTCTTTGCGAGAGAGGATGCGAACAAAATAAGCAATGTTTATAAATGGTCTAAAGGCGTATCGAATTTACAACCCCAATTGAGTAAATAGTCCTCTACAAACAATGATATTGCTTGAGGATGAATGTGATTGCAGGTCATGGCTCATGCATCAGCTGATCATATACCGCATGCTTGAGTCAGTTCATCACATATTAAAGTATAATATATTATCATGTATGTTATAATCGTTTCTGATACTATTTTCCCCGCGTTGCTTTGCGTAGATCAAACTTTTCACTCCCTTAGGGTTTGAACGGAAGATTTGTTCCCGTTTTGTAGGTTATTGACATGGACCGAGCCCGCTCTCGTGGAAAGACTTGACTGTCAAAGGCAACTCCTGATCAAGTCCACTGAAACCAAAAGAGAAGTAACCCCATGAGACTGCCAACACATGGGCATGGTCGTATGACCATGTCTCTTGTTCCTTAATCCTATATCTAGTGTGTACCCAGTCTTTTCTTATGTGGAATGGTATGTCAAGATTGAGTCTGCAATCGCTAGTTCTAAACTTTAAAATATTAAGTAATAACGCAATCCATGTACCATAATGATGACCTGAAATTCCATCACTCCTGCTGGTTAAAAGTTAATGAGAGACCCTCAAACATATAATTGCGACATAGGCATGTTATAGGAATTTAGAAATCTAAGAAAGATGAGGAGAAAGCTAcataaggaaaaaattaaagggCATTTTTCAATCGCATATTGGGACGTCAAGAGATTTCCAATCCAAGAAGTGACATTAACATATTcaaatcccactaattatatgcaaattactCTGAGTCAATATCACCTATATATATTAAAGGTTTAGACATAACTgcttcatgtttttttttgtaGGCCTTGCGCTCACCCCCTCGGTATAAAAAGCAAATTgggattttttgaaatattttgttttgatacCATGTCAATTCCATGTTTTGGGATTTGCGTTGTTTGGATGCCCCTTTGTTGGTTCTTATGCGGAAGAactcttaaaaataattttttttgtcatgttttttatttaaaaaaaaacaccatgTATTTCTATATTCACTTATTTATTAGAATGCCAAGAACTTTAATAATATCGCATGTGAACATGAAACTATATACACTAAATCAGCTAATAAAGAAAGTGTATACAAAGTGTGCCAACCGACTCGAATCTCCTAAGAGCAAAAAGCTGGCTGATCCAACCACCAAATATGTCTCCATCCCTGGGGGTCCACTACCACCTACTTGTAGGAAACTTAAGGGGCTATTTATAtgggaaaatgacaaataattCTTACATTATGTCATTATATACAAtgtaattcctaaatttttaatttatttaatatggtccttgactttttggtaaatattcaaAATAGTCTCCAAATTATATGAAAACATCCAAT
This region includes:
- the LOC104442926 gene encoding probable F-box protein At4g22030, yielding MASLASTLSLSSCNPRSSKRINAAIRFPWPQKLRPAVPNPTKITLETADRLKTPVVTSVEANDVGDEIVSNEAVHGPCKSSASAYADHPSFARIQLHALLASISDRIEMHNNMCEQRNNWNHLLLSSINMITLTATTISGLSVIISASGGPLTSSSSSALLAMKLCSALLFSAATGMLLVVNKIQPSQLAEEQRNSVRLFKQLYSEVESRLDVRGDSVTEADVEEIVEKILALDKAYPLSLIGKMLEKFPGKFEPAIWWPMSSDGDDNQEKERDSSCEERENIDDFLKNVEQIDNGWSEELEVEMRAVLHVLKSKDSEDYMRLGNLVLKINKALAISGPLLTGIAAFGSVFMGPTGGPWAAVAAVTGGALAAVVNSFEHGYQVGMVVEMYRNCAGFFRLLEESIESTLVEREVQRRENGEMFRLKVALKLGRSLSQLRDLARKSTSSGDYGTDVDEFASKLF